A single Bosea sp. PAMC 26642 DNA region contains:
- a CDS encoding aspartate dehydrogenase, with product MRARRVALIGFGAIAGDLAAALLAAESPVYGLGVLLRPGSAARERVPEPVALLSDAAELAAFRPDLVVEAAGHEAVRSVVPACLEQGLPVLVSSIGALHDAALLARLTDAARASGGRLILPSGALGALDYVRALRAAKALSLSYESRKPPSAWREELLRLGHDPDRLDGPVTLFSGTARDAAAAYPQNLNVAAALALAGPGFEAVEVAVICDPQATGNGHAVAAESEFGRMRIEIVNTPSPTNPKTSWIVGQSLLAAIVQHFSPVIML from the coding sequence ATGAGGGCTCGGCGCGTCGCGCTGATCGGGTTCGGGGCGATCGCGGGGGATCTCGCGGCGGCGTTGCTGGCAGCCGAGTCTCCGGTGTATGGGCTCGGTGTCCTGCTCAGGCCCGGCTCGGCGGCGCGCGAGCGTGTGCCGGAGCCGGTAGCGCTGCTGTCGGATGCGGCGGAGCTTGCCGCCTTCAGGCCGGACCTCGTCGTCGAGGCCGCGGGCCATGAGGCGGTGCGCAGCGTCGTGCCGGCCTGTCTCGAACAGGGGCTGCCGGTGCTGGTCTCGTCGATCGGCGCGCTTCACGACGCGGCTCTGCTGGCGAGGCTGACGGATGCGGCGCGGGCCTCGGGCGGACGGCTGATCCTGCCATCTGGAGCGCTGGGCGCTCTCGACTATGTGCGGGCGCTGCGGGCTGCCAAGGCCCTGTCGCTGAGCTACGAATCACGCAAGCCGCCCTCGGCCTGGCGGGAGGAACTGCTGCGGCTGGGGCATGATCCGGACCGGCTCGACGGCCCGGTGACGCTGTTCTCGGGGACGGCGCGCGACGCAGCGGCGGCCTATCCGCAGAACCTCAATGTCGCGGCGGCGCTGGCGCTGGCGGGCCCCGGCTTCGAGGCCGTGGAGGTGGCGGTGATCTGCGATCCGCAGGCGACCGGCAACGGCCATGCGGTGGCGGCCGAGAGCGAGTTCGGGAGGATGCGGATCGAGATCGTCAACACGCCCTCGCCGACCAATCCGAAGACGTCCTGGATCGTCGGGCAGTCCCTGCTGGCGGCGATCGTGCAGCATTTCTCGCCGGTCATCATGCTCTGA